A single region of the Streptomyces vilmorinianum genome encodes:
- a CDS encoding DUF6760 family protein encodes MTYALPRLREEIAYIAYHFHWEREEILDLTHGERQQWVAEIARINTRMNESG; translated from the coding sequence GTGACGTACGCCCTTCCCCGGCTCCGGGAGGAGATCGCGTACATCGCCTACCACTTCCACTGGGAGCGCGAGGAGATCCTCGATCTCACGCATGGTGAACGCCAGCAGTGGGTGGCCGAGATCGCCCGTATCAACACCCGTATGAACGAAAGCGGTTGA
- a CDS encoding zinc-ribbon domain-containing protein, with product MRRRTVTAGSLEDLLQVTAPAQAPEQTAAPTPPRREDDNSGLRTEFEFELPRGYVDEAGTVHRYGSMRLATARDELRPQIDLRVKENPAYLSVVLLSQVITRLGTITDVHAGIVERMYATDVAFLQDFYRRVNSEGHTRAAVTCPHCEGGFEVDLSGGRLGES from the coding sequence ATGAGACGCCGTACGGTGACGGCGGGCAGCCTGGAGGATCTCCTCCAGGTCACGGCGCCCGCCCAGGCGCCGGAGCAGACGGCGGCCCCCACCCCGCCGCGCCGTGAGGACGACAACAGCGGGCTGCGCACGGAGTTCGAGTTCGAGCTGCCGCGCGGGTACGTCGACGAGGCGGGCACCGTGCACCGGTACGGCTCGATGCGGCTGGCCACGGCCCGCGACGAACTGCGGCCCCAGATCGACCTGCGGGTCAAGGAGAACCCGGCGTATCTGAGCGTGGTGCTGCTGAGCCAGGTGATCACCCGGCTCGGCACGATCACGGATGTGCACGCCGGGATCGTCGAGCGGATGTACGCCACAGACGTGGCGTTCCTCCAGGACTTCTACCGCCGCGTCAACAGCGAGGGCCACACCCGCGCGGCGGTCACCTGTCCGCACTGCGAGGGCGGCTTCGAGGTCGACCTCTCGGGTGGGCGCCTGGGGGAATCGTGA